The window ATAGAATTTATGTATACTTAATAAACAGTACGCAGAATAGACAGGTGAAAATGATGGAGGAAAAAAAGAGGATTTTAATTATCGAAGATGATCCGGAGATCAATAAGCTGCTGCGGATCATGCTGACGGATAAGCCGGTTGAAACTGTGCAGGCGTATTCAGGGACGGAAGGGCTGCTGCAGCTGCAGATGGACCGGTTCGATCTGATTTTGTTGGATTTAATGCTTCCGGGCAAAAGCGGCGAGGAGCTGATTGGGGAGATTCGCAAGGAGAGTGCGATTCCGATTATCGTCATTTCGGCGAAAACGGATGTGGATGATAAAGTAAGCGTCCTGAAGATCGGTGCGGACGATTATATTACGAAGCCGTTCCATCAGCAAGAAGTGGCGGCGAGGGTGGAAGTGCAGTTGAGGAAAGCAGGTCCGTCATCACAAAAGTCGGTGGAACTCGTATGGCGGGACTTGCAGCTGCATACGGAAAAGAGGTCCGTTTGCCTGTCGGGCCGCCTGCTGCAAATGACGAATGCCGAGTTTGACATCCTGTTTTTATTAATGCGTCAGCCGGAGCGCGCCTTTTCGAAAAGGGAGATCTATGAAAGCATTTGGAAAGACACGTATTATGGCGA is drawn from Sporosarcina sp. FSL W7-1349 and contains these coding sequences:
- a CDS encoding response regulator transcription factor, which translates into the protein MEEKKRILIIEDDPEINKLLRIMLTDKPVETVQAYSGTEGLLQLQMDRFDLILLDLMLPGKSGEELIGEIRKESAIPIIVISAKTDVDDKVSVLKIGADDYITKPFHQQEVAARVEVQLRKAGPSSQKSVELVWRDLQLHTEKRSVCLSGRLLQMTNAEFDILFLLMRQPERAFSKREIYESIWKDTYYGDDNTISVHISNLRRKMAEHTSEEYIKTVWGVGFMLV